Proteins found in one Etheostoma spectabile isolate EspeVRDwgs_2016 chromosome 14, UIUC_Espe_1.0, whole genome shotgun sequence genomic segment:
- the clxn gene encoding calaxin, giving the protein MSEMSAMNRNMIQTLAETISKQVQHFNKTEVECLIREFNMLLGEQTIHGKAVTGLDRSQFRSILHNIFLMTDDMIMDGVFRVFDKDKDCFVSMKEWIEGLSVFLRGTLDEHIIYCFRVYDLNGDESLSREEMFPMLKSSLIRQPTEEDPDEGIKDLVEIILKKMDHDHDGKLSFADFEKSVKEENLLLEAFGTCLPVTTSIEAFEQRVFQEQLYQ; this is encoded by the exons ATGTCCGAAATGTCTGCTATGAACAGAAACATGATACAAACGCTCGCTGAAACAATCTCAAAGCAAGTGCAGCACT TCAATAAAACAGAGGTGGAGTGCCTAATCCGAGAGTTTAACATGCTTCTGGGGGAGCAGACTATCCACGGAAAAGCAGTTACCGGTCTGGACAGAAGTCAGTTCAGAAGCATACTGCACAACATCTTTCTGATGACCGACGACATGATCATGGATGGag TCTTCAGGGTatttgacaaagacaaagactGTTTTGTCAGTATGAAAGAATGGATTGAGGGACTGTCTGTTTTCCTTCGAGGGACCTTGGATGAACACATAATAT ACTGCTTTCGTGTATATGACTTGAACGGCGATGAATCCCTCTCCAGAGAGGAGATGTTTCCTATGCTGAAGAGCAGCCTTATCAGACAGCCTACAGaggaggaccctgacgaaggaATCAAAGACCTGGTGGAGATCATACTCAAGAAGATG gaCCATGACCATGACGGCAAACTATCTTTCGCGGACTTTGAAAAGTCAGTGAAAGAGGAGAATCTTCTACTCGAGGCTTTTGGAACCTGCCTCCCTGTCACCACG aGTATTGAGGCATTTGAGCAGCGTGTATTTCAGGAACAACTGTACCAGTGA
- the rbm48 gene encoding RNA-binding protein 48, producing the protein MSNGKCISTNMATPGNNSSGCWGVPDVYKHHEQRKICISRPKYREGRKEKAVKVYTINLESRYLMVQGVPAIGLMTELIQLCALYGAVEEYRPLDEYPAEEFTEVYLVKFQKLTSARAAKRRMDEKSFYGGVLHVCYVPEYETVEDTRLKLQDRRRYIIRAVQNKAREREQKEAVNEEPTSSDAATTSEMVIARHNKASDNNNTVKASNISHHSGFPLLPLPPQEYHYYRHRNQHGAIPTEDKMGTLHNAIVDTKPQQAQEHKSSSSTQTSSDRDRGTEHRLTSNQSSAAVRLVPRTTHLEMRKRKMEDSAEHPLTDVTRNDEPLIGPKLPEPPKLDMEDVSLNTTVSLIRNTMKQVELVPDLKPVEKKMKPRRRI; encoded by the exons ATGTCAAACGGAAAGTGTATTTCCACAAACATGGCGACACCTGGCAACAACAGTTCAGGCTGTTGGGGCGTTCCAGATGTTTATAAACACCACgaacagagaaaaatatgcatttctCGCCCTAAATATAGAGAGGGAAGGAAAGAGAAAGCTGTTAAG GTGTACACCATCAATTTAGAGTCTCGTTACCTGATGGTCCAAGGGGTCCCAGCCATCGGACTGATGACAGAGCTGATCCAACTGTGTGCCCTGtacggcgctgtggaggagtaCAGGCCCCTGGACGAGTACCCTGCTGAGGAGTTCACGGAAGTCTACCTTGTCAAGTTCCAGAAACTCACCAGCGCCAG AGCAGCTAAACGACGCATGGATGAGAAAAGTTTTTACGGTGGTGTGCTGCATGTGTGCTACGTCCCAGAATATGAGACTGTGGAAGACACCAGGCTGAAGCTGCAGGACAGGAGGAGATATATAATCAGGGCTGTTCAGAATAAAG CAAGAGAAAGGGAACAGAAGGAGGCTGTAAACGAAGAGCCCACGTCATCAGACGCAGCCACCACATCAGAGATGGTTATTGCCAGACATAATAAAGCCTCTGACAATAATAACACAGTGAAGGCTTCAAACATTAGCCATCATTCAGGCTTTCCTCTATTGCCATTACCTCCCCAGGAATATCATTACTACAGGCATAGAAATCAACATGGAGCTATACCAACAGAGGACAAAATGGGGACATTACATAATGCCATCGTTGACACAAAACCGCAGCAAGCACAGGAGCACAAGAGTTCAAGCTCCACCCAAACCTcttcagacagagacagaggcacAGAACATAGACTGACCTCAAATCAGTCTTCTGCAGCTGTCAGATTGGTCCCAAGGACCACACACTTGGAGATGAGGAAACGCAAGATGGAGGACTCAGCAGAGCACCCACTGACTGATGTTACTAGAAATGATGAGCCACTTATTGGGCCTAAGCTACCAGAACCCCCTAAACTGGACATGGAGGATGTGTcactgaacacaactgtaagcCTGATCAGGAACACAATGAAACAG GTGGAATTAGTTCCTGACCTTAAACCAGTGGAGAAAAAGATGAAACCACGTCGTCGGATTTGA
- the pex1 gene encoding peroxisomal ATPase PEX1, with protein sequence MKIMFSNQGIQPITVVFNNTKNCFLQLSQKLISNLSLNENQALELSSSHGSPVFLSWTLNRTSSSLDSHKVELCRQLGEKLGLKDGEQGFLRPCHQVSSLHQVFVEPLSSDDWEILELHSAALEQQLLDQIRVVFQNAVFPVWVDSHTAIYIQIASLSPSVPYGRLEQFTELVVSPKSRAGIGNLDGSPVRNREKQHFHKQQNMDLSSLSGPSLESPTPVPQSHQWGGIADLKSLLRYMKKGSYEPVKELPPVPDVPVLLTDSIYRVCGAPPDSLCTMCHVATAVVHTFPWSHGLNAGPTGSQSPVTYGLLSKVLSPKESRDRAKQAMEKKKKTGVAKLAGGEEMKEEDAVVVRVVGHGNEMLAHKEKSYSRGHIHSGRVLIPQPLAIRLNIIPHSTVRIKPVKSTIKVASSVRLKPLMPLPEEDDDEIQTAFLGWLHTQSHEPLACLTARSGTILLHGTDVKLEFALTVLKPEPESDPPDQLFSLSPAVIQKENIQVDREPVTLPDVKSTDEMSNPELPSLSILGGIDELSKTGFDFISHSLLGSPLSRELGATGQGLQGGALLITGSKGSGKSTLSRALCRKAREDLDAHVELVDCKKLQGKRAETVRQMLKDIFEQAEWRQPSVVLLDDLDHITGTPTSPEHEHGPEVLLQQHIAQSLKDVVDEVLVHSRLVCLIITSQSEHSLHPSLTEVQGSHFIQGFAHIQPPTQAQRAEILRHLILQKTTLSEGTLQTLDVAAVAKETEGYTPQDLVLLLERAIHANTVQRGHSDQGVCLSWRDFVQALKGFTPPSLWGVDLHTPSGAGLESVGGLREVRQQLMDTILLPAKYPILFSNLPIRHRSGILLYGAPGTGKTLLARAVAKDSGMNFISIKGPELLSKYIGASEQGVRNVFQRAQAAKPCILFFDEFDSLAPRRGHDSTGVTDRVVNQLLTQLDGVEGLQGVYVLAATSRPDLIDPALLRPGRLDKSLYCPPPDLEARVEILKALSAGAALAADVDLEQLAAATEQFTGADLKALLYNAQLEAVHNSMASSTPHELISGSDSDMSLSSMIFPNNSSGSDDSVGEGDPGVGLDQSMVLLEPSELQPEDEHHRRNVWRIYFGSSYESELGNSPISGLNSQCVSGPNSMTHDVTRATGWEHGGSFPPAFMSSLQSGYQELSPEHLERLQQDIKNIKNNYRRTNEDGVRVHSVSIQPGLLLCQAHVNSALAVTRPSLSKADWNRYTKLYEAYGGAGDGKSLHSVTFKPGQRVTLA encoded by the exons ATGAAAATAATGTTTAGTAATCAGGGCATTCAACCCATAACTGTTGTAtttaacaacacaaaaaactgcTTTCTTCAGCTCTCCCAGAAGTTGATATCGAATCTTTCCCTGAACGAG AACCAGGCTTTGGAGTTGTCCTCGTCCCATGGATCTCCAGTGTTCCTGAGCTGGACTCTAAACAGAACCTCCTCCAGCCTAGACAGCCATAAAGTGGAGCTGTGTCGACAACTGGGAGAAAAGCTTGGCCTAAAAGATGGAGAGCAG GGCTTCCTGAGACCATGTCACCAGGTCTCATCACTGCATCAAGTATTTGTGGAGCCTCTGTCATCTGATGACTGGGAAATCTTG GAGCTCCACAGTGCAGCGCTGGAGCAGCAGCTGTTGGATCAGATCAGAGTTGTCTTCCAAAAtgctgtgtttcctgtgtggGTGGACAGCCACACAGCCATCTACATCCAAATAG CTTCGCTTTCGCCATCTGTGCCCTATGGCCGCTTGGAGCAGTTCACAGAACTAGTTGTCTCTCCTAAGAGCCGTGCTGGAATTGGCAACCTTGATGGTTCTCCagtgagaaacagagagaagcaacattttcacaaaCAGCAAAATATGGATCTTTCCTCCCTCTCAGGACCGTCATTAGAAAGTCCCACCCCTGTTCCTCAAAGCCACCAGTGGGGTGGCATAGCTGACCTGAAGAGCCTGCTACGCTATATGAAAAAGGGTTCTTATGAGCCAGTTAAAGAGTTACCACCTGTACCCGATGTCCCTGTCCTCCTCACTGACTCTATCTACAGAGTGTGCGGTGCACCTCCAGACTCACTTTGCACTATGTGCCATGTTGCAACTGCTGTTGTTCATACATTTCCTTGGAGCCACGGGTTGAATGCTGGGCCAACTGGAAGTCAGTCACCAGTGACTTATGGTCTGCTCTCCAAAGTTCTCTCCCCTAAAGAATCGAGGGACAGAGCCAAACAGGCcatggagaaaaagaagaaaacaggagTTGCTAAACTTgctggaggagaggagatgaaaGAAGAGGACGCCGTGGTGGTCAGGGTCGTGGGCCATGGTAATGAGATGCTTGCACATAAGGAAAAAAGTTACAGCAGGGGACATATCCATAGTGGAAGAGTATTG atCCCACAACCCCTGGCCATCAGGTTGAATATCATCCCACATTCAACAGTTAGAATTAAGCCAGTCAAATCAACTATCAAAGTAGCCTCCTCTGTTCGCCTAAAACCCCTAATGCCACTG CCAGAGGAGGACGATGACGAGATCCAGACAGCTTTCCTTGGTTGGCTACACACTCAGAGTCATGAACCTTTAGCCTGTCTGACTGCACGGTCTGGTACCATCCTCCTACATGGAACTGATG TAAAGTTAGAGTTTGCTTTAACTGTACTGAAGCCAGAACCAGAGAGCGATCCTCCAGACCAGCTGTTTTCACTATCACCTGCTGTTATCCAGAAGGAAAACATACAG GTAGACAGAGAGCCAGTGACATTGCCAGATGTAAAATCTACAGATGAAATGTCCAACCCTGAGCTTCCCTCCCTCAGTATTCTTGG TGGGATTGATGAGCTGAGTAAGACTGGATTTGACTTCATCTCCCACAGCCTTTTGGGTAGTCCCCTCTCAAGAGAGCTTGGTGCCACTGGACAGGGACTCCAAGGAGGAGCTCTACTCATCACTGGGTCTAAG GGAAGTGGAAAGAGTACTCTATCCCGAGCCCTCTGTAGAAAAGCTAGAGAAGATCTGGATGCACATGTGGAGCTGGTGGACTGCAAAAAACTACAAG GTAAAAGGGCAGAAACGGTACGACAGATGCTGAAGGATATTTTTGAACAGGCGGAGTGGAGGCAGCCTTCAGTTGTACTACTTGATGATTTGGACCATATAACTGGGACACCAACCTCACCAGAGCATGAGCATGGACCTGAGGTGCTGCTGCAACAGCACATCGCACAAA GTCTGAAGGATGTGGTGGATGAGGTGCTGGTTCACTCCAGGCTGGTGTGTCTAATCATCACCAGCCAGAGTGAGCATTCCCTCCACCCATCCCTGACCGAGGTGCAAGGGTCCCACTTTATCCAGGGCTTTGCACACATCCAGCCACCCACCCag GCTCAAAGAGCAGAAATCCTGCGCCATCTGATACTCCAAAAAACCACCCTATCTGAGGGGACCTTACAGACTCTAGACGTGGCAGCAGTTGCCAAGGAGACAGAGGGATACACGCCCCAAGACCTTGTACTACTTTTGGAGCGGGCTATCCATGCCAACACTGTACAAAGAGGACACAGTGACCAGG gtgtgtgtctgtcttggaGGGACTTTGTGCAGGCTCTCAAGGGATTCACTCCTCCCTCGTTGTGGGGTGTAGACCTCCACACTCCAAGTGGAGCTGGGCTGGAGAGCGTGGGGGGCCTGAGGGAGGTGCGACAGCAGCTAATGGACACCATACTCCTCCCCGCTAAG TATCCCATCCTGTTCTCCAATCTTCCTATCCGCCATCGCTCAGGAATATTGCTGTATGGCGCTCCTGGTACAGGGAAGACCCTGCTAGCCAGGGCCGTGGCCAAAGACAGTGGTATGAACTTCATCAGCATCAAG GGACCTGAACTTCTGAGTAAGTACATTGGAGCTAGTGAGCAGGGAGTCCGTAATGTCTTCCAGAG GGCCCAAGCTGCCAAGCCATGCATTCTGTTCTTCGATGAGTTTGACTCATTGGCCCCCAGGAGGGGCCACGACAGCACAGGTGTAACCGACCGTGTGGTCAACCAGCTCCTCACCCAGCTGGATGGGGTGGAGGGACTGCAGG GTGTATATGTGCTTGCAGCCACCAGTCGTCCGGATCTGATTGACCCAGCCCTGCTGAGACCTGGACGACTGGACAAGTCCCTCTACTGCCCCCCTCCTGATCTG GAGGCTCGTGTGGAGATCCTGAAGGCTCTGAGCGCCGGTGCTGCTCTGGCTGCTGACGTGGACCTGGAGCAGCTGGCAGCAGCAACAGAGCAGTTCACCGGGGCAGACCTGAAGGCCCTGCTCTACAATGCCCAGCTGGAGGCCGTCCACAACAGCATGGCCTCCAGCACACCACAC GAGCTGATCTCTGGCTCAGACAGCGACATGAGCCTGTCCTCCATGATCTTCCCAAACAACAGCAGTGGCTCAGATGATTCGGTGGGGGAGGGGGACCCAGGCGTGGGGCTGGACCAGTCCATGGTTCTCCTGGAGCCCAGTGAGCTTCAACCAGAAGACGAACACCATCGTAGAAATGTTTGGAGAATCTACTTTGGAAGCTCCTATGAGTCAGAGTTGGGGAATTCACCAATTTCAGGACTG AACTCCCAGTGCGTCTCTGGACCAAACTCCATGACCCATGACGTAACAAGGGCAACAGGTTGGGAACATGGCGGCTCATTCCCCCCTGCCTTCATGTCCTCCCTTCAGAGCGGATACCAAGAGCTCAGCCCGGAGCACCTGGAGCGCCTACAACAAGAtattaaaaacatcaagaaTAACTACAGGAGAACCAAC GAGGACGGTGTCCGGGTGCATTCAGTCTCCATCCAGCCAGGCCTGCTGCTATGTCAGGCTCATGTAAACTCGGCCCTGGCTGTGACCAGACCGTCCCTCAGCAAAGCCGACTGGAACAGATACACAAAACT gtATGAAGCCTATGGTGGTGCAGGAGACGGGAAATCTCTTCAttcagtcacatttaaaccTGGACAACGTGTGACTTTAGCTTGA